From the genome of Biomphalaria glabrata chromosome 1, xgBioGlab47.1, whole genome shotgun sequence, one region includes:
- the LOC106070765 gene encoding E3 ubiquitin-protein ligase E3D-like, which translates to MKTEVKSKSHGNHALPVLTFRAEFKPLLSTANISLDFPSLVIAEHPSITVEPHSVSIQTEACLIKFPISQLTLKPSTCRGLRWNSQTELQLTLQAEWNSNEVKGGDASRNALCQFTPFNHELLISKIKASQSRCFCAGCGAQLLKSTCEFKRILPLPTESWSDFADIWFCHNHSDRKDHNHSCSSHSGESTLPDQIKKVKENGLSPRLEDCLVSSLYLLISAKQVKSCAVICNADRLVCKRCGNFLGFIKLGNADGGDQTLHSYFHDPLNGIYKIYFHAISFQDVKTDVSISTTPALPNVKSAAVDSTKEQSIEDFISNLLKDQSHAFTSFRFIINSTLQGDGKNAVLILLWLLDQELAVFSSSATMSVCKPRSLSPSSDQVKCTTPDVAPCKFMKILYKAKFVTLNEYQSESVLTPDVFKAWQKDNTVHGISLPHSLCKQLISLLISSTKNLTLSQRSLNGFLVGYLRTN; encoded by the exons CCTGGTCATTGCTGAGCACCCCAGTATTACAGTTGAGCCACACAGCGTCTCCATTCAAACTGAAGCATGTCTTATAAAGTTTCCTATAAGTCAGTTAACTTTAAAACCTTCAACGTGCAGAGGCCTGCGTTGGAACAGTCAAACTGAACTTCAACTTACTTTACAAGCAGAATgg AACAGTAATGAAGTTAAAGGTGGTGATGCATCAAGAAATGCCTTGTGTCAATTCACACCATTTAATCATGAGCTGTTAATTTCCAAAATCAAAGCCAGCCAGTCTCGGTGTTTCTGTGCAGGATGTGGTGCACAGCTTCTTAAATCCACTTG TGAATTCAAGAGAATTCTTCCTCTACCTACTGAGAGTTGGTCAGACTTTGCAGACATCTGGTTTTGTCATAACCACTCTGATAGGAAGGATCACAACCATTCCTGCTCCAGCCATTCAGGGGAGAGCACACTTCCTGACCAAATAAAAAAGGTGAAAGAAAATGGATTGTCTCCTCGATTGGAAGACTGTCTAGTCAGCAGCTTATATTTACTTATCAGTGCCAAACAAGTGAAGTCATGTGCAGTCATCTGCAATGCTGACAGGCTGGTCTGCAAAAGATGTGGCAATTTTTTAGGCTTCATAAAACTTGGAA ATGCAGATGGAGGTGATCAGACATTACATTCCTACTTCCATGATCCATTGAATGGCATATACAAGATATATTTTCATGCCATTAGTTTTCAAGATGTCAAGACAGATGTTAGTATTAGTACAACACCAGCTCTACCTAATGTAAAATCTGCTGCAGTGGACAG CACTAAGGAACAATCAATAGAGGATTTTATATCAAATCTGTTGAAAGACCAGAGTCATGCATTTACCAGTTTTAGATTTATAATCAATTCAACATTACAAGGCGATGGAAAAAATGCAGTTTTAATTTTG CTATGGCTGCTAGACCAAGAACTAGCTGTGttctcatcatcagccactaTGAGTGTCTGTAAACCAAGATCTTTGTCTCCGAGTAGTGATCAAGTGAAATGTACAACACCAGATGTTGCACCATGTAAATTTATGAAGATACTTTACAAAGCCAAGTTTGTCACGCTGAACGAATATCAGTCAGA atctgTGTTGACACCTGATGTATTTAAAGCTTGGCAGAAGGATAATACAGTTCATGGCATTTCACTTCCTCACTCTTTGTGTAAACAGCTAATAAGTCTGTTAATATCCAGCACTAAAAATCTGACTTTATCACAGCGCAGTTTAAATGGATTcctt gtaggCTATTTAAGGACAAACTGA